From Paracoccus suum, the proteins below share one genomic window:
- a CDS encoding DUF2062 domain-containing protein — protein sequence MFVSFTPLFGLHFVAAGLLAWAVSGNVLAALIGTLVGNPLTFPFIAVLSVDLGRRMLGIDGHVGPQVILSEVGRAIGEVATNLLTLTSDRAPQWGHLGAVFEQIIWPYFIGGLLPGFAAAIVAHALTVSIVQTYQRRRALRRARKRPEPTEPPSPDQRPPTA from the coding sequence GTGTTCGTCTCGTTCACCCCGCTTTTCGGCCTGCACTTCGTCGCCGCCGGGCTGCTCGCCTGGGCGGTCAGCGGCAACGTGCTGGCGGCGCTGATCGGCACGCTGGTCGGCAACCCGCTGACGTTTCCCTTCATCGCCGTGCTCTCCGTCGATCTGGGTCGCCGCATGTTGGGCATCGACGGTCATGTCGGGCCGCAGGTGATCCTGTCCGAGGTCGGCCGCGCCATCGGCGAGGTGGCGACCAACCTTCTGACGCTCACTTCGGACCGCGCGCCCCAATGGGGACATCTGGGGGCCGTGTTCGAGCAGATCATCTGGCCCTATTTCATCGGCGGCCTACTGCCGGGCTTTGCCGCGGCAATCGTGGCGCACGCGCTGACCGTCAGCATCGTCCAGACCTACCAGCGCCGCCGCGCCCTGCGCCGTGCGCGCAAGCGTCCCGAGCCCACCGAACCGCCGTCGCCCGACCAAAGGCCACCCACTGCATGA